A stretch of the Rhizobium sullae genome encodes the following:
- a CDS encoding epoxide hydrolase family protein, whose translation MKLYKLATALAFGLCILSALANATAAEDRSIRPFTVSIPQAALDDLRRRIAETRWPDRETVNDQSQGIQLAKIKPLIEYWGAGYDWRKAEARLNALPQFMTTIDDVNIHFIHVRSRHPNAMPLIMTHGWPGSVLELLKTVGPLTDPTAHGGRAEDAFDLVLPSMPGYGFSGKPTDTGWGPDRIAQTWTELVTRLGYLRYVAQGGDWGSPVSSAMARQAPAGLLGIHINLPAIVPPEIAVLLAAGGPAPAGLTEKERAAFNAFSAAAKKGNRSYALMMGTRPQTVGYAINDSPAGLAAWMLGHPGFSHWTYDSNDPEKSPDEVLDDITLYWLTNSGTSSGRLYWEYGGRSPAFAGPEMTSEISLPVAITVFPGESYQAPERWARRAYPNLIYFHEAGKGGHFAAWEQPELFSAELRAAFRPLRQDF comes from the coding sequence ATGAAGCTCTACAAGTTGGCGACCGCGCTGGCATTCGGGCTTTGCATCCTTTCCGCCCTGGCCAACGCCACTGCGGCCGAAGATCGCTCGATCCGGCCGTTCACCGTCAGCATCCCGCAAGCGGCGCTTGATGACCTTCGCCGGCGCATCGCGGAAACACGGTGGCCGGATCGCGAGACAGTCAATGACCAGTCCCAAGGCATCCAGCTCGCCAAGATCAAGCCGCTCATCGAGTACTGGGGAGCCGGCTACGACTGGCGAAAGGCCGAGGCGAGGTTGAACGCCCTGCCACAGTTCATGACAACAATCGACGACGTGAACATTCATTTCATTCACGTCCGCTCGCGTCACCCGAACGCCATGCCGCTAATCATGACGCATGGCTGGCCCGGCTCGGTGCTCGAGCTGCTCAAGACGGTCGGTCCATTGACGGATCCCACGGCGCACGGTGGACGAGCGGAAGACGCGTTCGACCTCGTCCTGCCTTCGATGCCCGGCTACGGCTTTTCGGGCAAGCCGACGGACACCGGTTGGGGGCCTGACCGCATCGCACAAACCTGGACGGAACTGGTGACGCGACTCGGCTACCTCCGCTACGTCGCACAGGGTGGGGACTGGGGCTCTCCCGTCTCGAGTGCGATGGCGCGCCAGGCGCCAGCAGGATTGCTCGGCATCCACATCAACCTGCCGGCGATCGTGCCGCCCGAGATTGCCGTGTTGCTCGCCGCCGGCGGACCAGCACCGGCGGGACTGACCGAGAAGGAACGCGCGGCATTCAACGCCTTCAGCGCAGCCGCCAAAAAGGGGAACAGATCCTACGCTCTGATGATGGGTACTCGGCCGCAGACGGTCGGCTATGCCATCAATGACTCGCCCGCTGGCCTTGCGGCGTGGATGCTGGGGCATCCCGGCTTCTCGCATTGGACCTACGATAGCAACGATCCTGAAAAGTCCCCGGACGAGGTGCTTGACGACATCACACTGTACTGGCTGACGAACAGCGGCACCTCGTCCGGCCGGCTTTACTGGGAGTACGGCGGGCGCAGTCCTGCCTTTGCAGGCCCGGAGATGACCTCCGAGATATCGCTTCCCGTGGCGATCACTGTGTTTCCGGGAGAGAGCTACCAGGCCCCGGAGAGGTGGGCCCGGCGCGCCTATCCAAACCTGATTTACTTTCATGAGGCCGGCAAGGGCGGCCACTTCGCCGCCTGGGAGCAGCCCGAACTGTTTTCCGCCGAGTTGCGCGCGGCGTTCCGACCGCTCCGACAAGATTTCTGA
- a CDS encoding DUF6130 family protein → MNLLIKTLAVLAACTVFATDALAQSTVVPVDNEPAPKLIVEPPLPGPLAGGVVFLPYRVENLRILPVGGPAARNVSPRVGHLHLTVDDLPWAWADYGQSNTIILVGMPRGQHKVLIEVVDAEGNVFTKQTVTFHSPGKEIRP, encoded by the coding sequence ATGAATCTCCTCATAAAGACGCTCGCTGTGCTCGCGGCTTGCACCGTGTTCGCCACGGATGCGCTCGCCCAGAGCACGGTCGTTCCCGTCGACAACGAGCCTGCGCCCAAGCTGATCGTTGAGCCGCCGCTTCCCGGTCCGTTGGCCGGGGGCGTCGTGTTCCTCCCGTACCGGGTGGAAAACTTGCGCATCCTGCCGGTGGGTGGGCCGGCCGCGCGCAACGTGTCTCCGCGGGTCGGACATCTGCACCTCACAGTCGATGATCTGCCTTGGGCATGGGCGGATTACGGCCAGAGCAACACCATTATTCTGGTGGGCATGCCGCGCGGCCAGCACAAGGTCCTGATCGAGGTGGTAGACGCCGAAGGCAACGTCTTCACCAAGCAAACCGTGACGTTCCACTCTCCGGGCAAGGAGATTCGGCCATGA
- a CDS encoding epoxide hydrolase family protein produces MSTAYPAPTRREFLATSATALLATSAAGALNFTSAQPAAAAGASSIRPFTVNFPDEDLVDLRRRITATRWPERELVTAAASRRTWETLPAGDTQGVQLETMQKLTQYWGTEYSWSKCEARLNALPHFVTELDGLDIHFIHVKSKHQGAMPIIITHGWPGSIIELLKIIDPLTNPTAHGGTAADAFDVVIPSMPGYGFSAKPTQPGWDPARIAQAWIVLMKRLGYNRFVAQGGDWGALITEQMALMAPPELIAIHTNMPATIPPEIVKALAAGSPPPADLGSDEKRAYEQAAFFYKFGLGYANEMALRPQTLYGLVDSPAGLASWILDHDADSYALIARAFDGEPEGLTRDDILDNITLYWLTNTAISSARLYWEHRQTATAGFFDAKGITIPVGVSAYPSEIYTAPKSWTERAFPKLLHYGRPPKGCHFAAWEQPGSFTDELRASFRTVRT; encoded by the coding sequence ATGTCCACGGCATATCCGGCGCCAACTCGGCGCGAGTTTCTTGCCACCTCGGCCACTGCATTACTCGCCACTTCGGCAGCCGGGGCGTTGAACTTTACTTCGGCTCAGCCGGCGGCCGCGGCTGGAGCCAGTTCAATCCGCCCTTTCACCGTGAACTTCCCCGACGAGGACCTTGTCGACTTGCGTCGCCGCATCACCGCCACGCGCTGGCCCGAGCGCGAACTGGTGACCGCTGCAGCTTCGCGGCGGACCTGGGAAACCTTACCGGCAGGCGACACACAAGGGGTGCAACTCGAGACGATGCAGAAACTCACCCAGTACTGGGGAACGGAATACAGTTGGAGCAAGTGCGAGGCGCGCCTGAACGCGCTGCCGCATTTCGTTACCGAGCTCGACGGGCTGGACATCCACTTCATCCACGTAAAATCGAAGCATCAAGGTGCGATGCCGATCATCATCACGCATGGCTGGCCCGGTTCGATCATCGAACTGCTTAAGATCATCGATCCGCTCACGAACCCTACGGCGCATGGCGGAACTGCGGCTGATGCGTTCGACGTGGTAATCCCGTCGATGCCAGGCTACGGCTTTTCCGCCAAACCGACCCAACCCGGCTGGGACCCGGCGCGCATCGCACAGGCGTGGATCGTGCTGATGAAGCGCCTCGGCTACAACCGGTTCGTCGCGCAGGGCGGCGATTGGGGCGCCCTCATCACCGAACAGATGGCTCTGATGGCGCCTCCCGAGTTGATCGCCATCCACACCAATATGCCAGCGACCATTCCGCCCGAGATTGTGAAGGCGCTGGCTGCCGGCAGTCCGCCTCCCGCCGATCTCGGGTCCGACGAAAAGCGTGCTTACGAACAGGCTGCCTTCTTTTATAAGTTCGGCCTGGGCTACGCCAACGAGATGGCACTTCGTCCGCAGACGCTCTATGGGCTCGTCGATTCGCCGGCTGGTTTAGCGTCATGGATTCTCGATCACGACGCTGACAGCTATGCACTGATCGCCCGCGCCTTCGATGGAGAGCCGGAGGGCCTTACCCGCGACGACATCCTCGACAACATCACGCTTTATTGGCTGACAAACACGGCCATCTCCTCGGCCCGCCTCTATTGGGAACACCGGCAAACGGCGACGGCGGGCTTCTTCGACGCCAAAGGCATCACCATTCCCGTCGGCGTAAGCGCGTACCCGTCCGAAATCTACACCGCGCCAAAGAGTTGGACCGAGCGCGCGTTCCCGAAACTTCTGCATTACGGCCGCCCGCCCAAGGGCTGCCATTTCGCGGCATGGGAACAGCCCGGGTCCTTCACCGACGAGCTGCGCGCATCGTTCAGAACGGTACGGACGTGA
- a CDS encoding response regulator transcription factor, with amino-acid sequence MRSLGFVAHAFPSARSFLHSEQLTETSCLVSDVQMPNMSGIQLQEVLHARGLRIPTIFVTAYPDNKVRAQAFARGAVCFLNKPFDGETLSRCIDVALKNNGGDRD; translated from the coding sequence GTGCGGTCGCTCGGCTTCGTCGCTCACGCTTTTCCATCTGCACGTTCGTTCTTGCATTCGGAGCAACTGACAGAAACCTCATGTTTGGTTTCAGACGTCCAGATGCCGAACATGAGTGGAATCCAGCTGCAAGAGGTTTTGCACGCGCGAGGGCTTAGAATACCGACGATCTTCGTTACGGCCTATCCGGATAACAAGGTCCGCGCTCAGGCGTTTGCACGAGGCGCCGTCTGCTTTTTGAACAAGCCCTTTGACGGTGAAACGCTGTCTCGCTGCATCGACGTTGCTTTGAAAAACAATGGCGGTGACCGCGATTAG
- a CDS encoding response regulator transcription factor, whose product MIKVAPKSSQPTSEVEPAVYVIDDDAGIRDSLGLLFRSVGLRAELFRSANEFLQRKLPPIPSCLVLDVRLPGLSGFELHAELTRANVHIPIIFITAHGDIPMSVRAMKAGAVDFITKPFRDQDMLDAVTAAITRDRTRLDAERTRFDLRSLFDSLTSREQEVMALVATGLMNKQIAAHVGLSEITVKIHRGHAMKKMHAKSLADLVKMAEALGI is encoded by the coding sequence GTGATCAAGGTTGCACCGAAGAGTTCGCAGCCGACGAGTGAGGTCGAGCCTGCTGTCTATGTGATCGATGATGACGCCGGAATCCGCGACTCGCTCGGCCTGTTATTCCGCTCGGTCGGTTTGCGCGCCGAGCTATTCCGTTCGGCGAACGAATTCTTGCAACGCAAGCTGCCTCCGATTCCGAGCTGCCTGGTTCTCGACGTGCGCCTGCCCGGGTTGAGCGGCTTCGAACTTCATGCTGAGTTGACCAGGGCCAATGTCCATATTCCCATCATTTTCATCACGGCACACGGCGATATCCCCATGTCCGTGCGGGCCATGAAAGCGGGCGCCGTTGACTTCATCACCAAGCCGTTTCGCGACCAGGATATGTTGGATGCCGTCACCGCCGCGATCACGCGCGACCGGACAAGGCTGGATGCCGAGCGCACACGGTTCGACTTACGAAGCCTGTTCGACAGCCTCACATCGCGCGAACAGGAAGTGATGGCGCTCGTCGCTACCGGTTTAATGAACAAACAGATCGCGGCTCACGTCGGCCTCAGCGAGATTACGGTCAAAATTCATCGCGGCCATGCAATGAAGAAAATGCACGCGAAATCGCTCGCCGACCTGGTCAAGATGGCTGAGGCGCTCGGCATTTAA
- a CDS encoding MASE4 domain-containing protein gives MSTPEEEFFVLSELSPGSAQKWLALAVVFGLLVLVFIAAGALARVQPHRIEAFVPAYTTAMFVNDSITAILLFAQFSILRSRAILVIASGYVFTALILIPWILAFPGVFVPGRGLIGGLQSTSWLYFSWHAGFSMFVIGYALLKDADTEKRFWRGTVGAAIALGVALTAVVVLAAAYVCVALEALLPRVVLDPLRLSPLWPYVGAPVALVSIVALLLLWIRRRSMLDLWLMVVMFLYAIEIPLSYYPTPVRFSIDWYAVRIIGFFSSSLVLIVMLYEITTLYARLLGAVRARRQEREARLVTGEAVAATVAHEVKQPLSGMITSADAGLRFLNRSSPDLEEAKQAFKQIVAGGHRAAAVIEGIRTIFKKEDRKRASFNLNDLTRETLALMRGDLAKHRILLETVIDEQLTEVMGDRTQLQQVLVILITNAIDSMIAVGGSRVLSVESKMYDYGHVGVSVADTGTGISPQDTDRIFNPLFTTKPEGMGMGLSICRSIIEAHDGRLWAAPNTPQGAIFHFTSICSVSAREDPL, from the coding sequence GTGAGCACCCCAGAGGAAGAATTCTTTGTCCTCTCCGAGCTGTCCCCAGGTTCAGCGCAGAAATGGCTCGCTCTTGCTGTCGTGTTCGGCTTGTTGGTCCTCGTATTCATCGCCGCCGGGGCACTCGCGCGCGTTCAGCCGCACCGGATCGAGGCCTTCGTCCCGGCCTACACGACGGCGATGTTCGTGAACGACTCGATCACTGCAATTCTCCTGTTCGCCCAGTTCTCCATTCTCCGCTCGCGCGCCATCCTCGTGATCGCGAGTGGCTATGTTTTCACGGCCCTTATCCTCATTCCGTGGATCCTGGCGTTTCCAGGTGTATTTGTGCCCGGTAGGGGTCTTATTGGCGGCCTGCAGAGCACGTCCTGGCTCTACTTTTCGTGGCACGCCGGGTTTTCCATGTTCGTAATTGGATACGCATTGCTAAAGGACGCGGACACCGAGAAGCGGTTCTGGCGGGGCACGGTAGGTGCGGCGATCGCGCTGGGTGTCGCCTTAACGGCAGTAGTCGTGTTAGCCGCGGCATATGTCTGCGTAGCTCTCGAAGCGCTGTTGCCCCGCGTGGTGCTGGATCCCCTCCGCCTTAGCCCGCTGTGGCCATATGTCGGAGCGCCCGTCGCACTGGTAAGCATTGTGGCCCTCCTCCTGCTTTGGATCAGGCGCCGCTCGATGCTCGATCTTTGGTTGATGGTCGTTATGTTCCTGTACGCGATAGAAATACCCTTGAGCTACTACCCTACTCCGGTTCGTTTTAGCATCGACTGGTATGCCGTTCGGATCATCGGTTTCTTTTCGAGTAGTCTCGTCCTGATCGTCATGCTGTATGAGATAACGACCCTTTATGCACGGCTTCTCGGAGCGGTCCGTGCCCGACGTCAAGAGCGCGAGGCGCGACTGGTAACCGGAGAGGCCGTCGCAGCCACGGTTGCTCATGAAGTCAAACAACCTCTGTCTGGCATGATAACGAGTGCCGATGCGGGCTTGCGCTTTCTCAATCGCTCGTCGCCCGATCTGGAGGAAGCGAAGCAGGCATTCAAGCAGATAGTTGCCGGCGGCCATCGCGCGGCAGCGGTGATTGAAGGTATTAGAACGATCTTCAAGAAAGAAGACCGGAAGAGAGCTTCATTCAACCTCAATGATCTTACCAGGGAAACCCTCGCTCTCATGCGAGGGGATCTAGCGAAACACCGGATACTGCTTGAAACGGTGATAGATGAACAGCTCACGGAGGTAATGGGCGATCGAACTCAGCTACAGCAGGTGCTCGTAATCCTGATCACGAACGCTATCGATTCCATGATCGCGGTCGGCGGATCGCGGGTGTTGTCTGTAGAATCTAAGATGTATGACTATGGCCACGTAGGGGTATCGGTCGCAGACACAGGGACAGGAATTAGTCCGCAAGACACCGATCGAATATTCAACCCGCTCTTTACGACCAAGCCTGAGGGTATGGGAATGGGACTGTCGATCTGCAGGTCGATCATCGAAGCCCACGACGGGCGGTTGTGGGCTGCACCGAACACGCCCCAGGGAGCTATATTTCATTTTACCTCAATTTGCTCTGTCTCCGCACGCGAGGATCCGTTGTGA
- a CDS encoding LysR family transcriptional regulator, with the protein MNLKHPLPPLNALRAFDALARCGSLRAAAQDLGVVPGAVRQQLQSLEEYFGAALFVRKGGRVTLNAAGLRFADAVGIAFAIVSRAAEEIQQRDRKTRLRLGVPMPMALSWLMPRLPRIHADLPDLEIDVVPVAITRTLADSPDLDAVIAGGEYRPLPDIVATAFMVDAFGPVYSAAGPAPSGTDLDDWLANATALVARDVPYLWDDWFRESGTRPSRFLKRVEIEDLTLAIGAAKAGLGVTIAPRASIEMELASGALTAHFGFAIRPIGFRLCCRAADRKSRTIGLLADWLRREGQAADLA; encoded by the coding sequence TTGAACCTGAAGCATCCGTTGCCGCCGCTCAACGCTCTTCGTGCCTTCGATGCGCTCGCCCGCTGCGGCAGCCTGCGCGCCGCAGCTCAGGATCTTGGGGTGGTGCCGGGAGCGGTTAGGCAGCAGCTTCAAAGCCTTGAGGAGTATTTCGGAGCGGCTCTCTTTGTCCGCAAGGGTGGCAGGGTGACGCTCAATGCCGCCGGACTGCGTTTTGCCGATGCAGTTGGAATTGCATTCGCGATCGTCTCCCGTGCGGCAGAAGAGATTCAGCAACGAGATCGCAAGACGCGCCTTCGTCTCGGCGTACCCATGCCGATGGCCCTTTCCTGGCTAATGCCACGACTGCCGCGCATTCATGCGGATCTTCCCGACCTGGAGATCGATGTCGTTCCAGTTGCCATTACCCGCACGCTCGCAGACTCGCCCGACCTTGACGCCGTGATCGCCGGCGGCGAATATCGCCCTTTGCCCGACATCGTAGCTACCGCCTTCATGGTCGATGCGTTCGGCCCGGTTTACAGCGCCGCCGGGCCTGCTCCATCCGGCACCGATCTTGATGACTGGCTCGCAAATGCCACGGCACTGGTGGCCCGCGATGTTCCCTATCTCTGGGACGATTGGTTTCGTGAAAGCGGAACACGCCCGTCTCGTTTTCTGAAACGGGTTGAAATCGAGGACCTGACGCTGGCGATCGGTGCGGCGAAGGCCGGTCTGGGTGTTACGATAGCGCCGCGGGCTTCCATCGAGATGGAGCTCGCCAGCGGTGCGCTGACAGCGCATTTTGGTTTCGCAATCCGACCGATCGGATTCAGGCTGTGCTGTCGCGCCGCAGATCGCAAGAGCCGGACGATCGGTCTCCTGGCGGATTGGCTGCGCCGGGAAGGTCAGGCGGCCGATCTGGCCTGA
- a CDS encoding adenosylhomocysteinase — MARQHQLSRIEWVADSCRLLNAIAEEFSRTKPFQGLTIGTAIHLEPKTVALLMTLRKGGANLVATGNLNSTQPATVEYLKRHGIAVIGEQSTDARAHRGFIDTLLDRQPDLLLDNGADLFARVAERPYKNLLGGTEETTSGRRRLAPMREAIALPILVINDSPIKQFAENRHAVGQSLFESYMRFTNRSTNGKRVSVFGYGACGKGAAGCFRSAFSNVSVVDVDPVTALEAHLDGFSTPPRSDAIASADVIVTVTGFANIITAADLPMFKDGVMLINGGHFPTEIDVDGIKSAAGPKAVDTYAGDGIETLLLDDGRKIHILGRGHMANLAGPRPLGNSIESMDLGFALQARCLERVAGGKLDHTSCVVPVPADIDAQVASGYLDLNR; from the coding sequence ATGGCACGACAACACCAACTTTCGCGAATCGAATGGGTGGCGGACAGTTGCCGGCTGCTAAACGCTATCGCCGAAGAATTCTCCCGCACAAAGCCTTTCCAGGGTCTGACGATCGGCACCGCCATTCACCTGGAACCCAAGACTGTCGCTCTTCTCATGACATTGAGAAAGGGCGGCGCCAATCTCGTGGCAACAGGCAATCTCAACAGCACCCAGCCTGCGACGGTGGAATACCTCAAACGGCATGGAATCGCCGTGATCGGCGAGCAGAGCACAGACGCGAGGGCGCATCGCGGCTTCATCGACACTCTGCTCGACCGCCAGCCAGATTTATTGCTCGACAACGGAGCCGATCTTTTCGCCCGCGTCGCCGAGCGACCCTACAAGAACTTGCTGGGCGGTACTGAGGAAACGACGTCCGGACGACGGCGTCTCGCGCCGATGCGCGAGGCGATCGCGCTGCCGATTCTCGTCATCAATGACAGTCCGATCAAGCAGTTTGCCGAAAACCGCCACGCGGTCGGCCAGTCGCTGTTCGAGAGCTATATGCGCTTCACCAACCGTTCGACCAATGGCAAGCGCGTGAGCGTTTTCGGTTATGGTGCCTGCGGCAAGGGTGCCGCCGGATGTTTCCGCAGTGCTTTTAGCAATGTCAGCGTGGTCGATGTCGATCCCGTCACTGCTCTTGAAGCCCATCTCGACGGCTTTTCAACGCCGCCCAGAAGCGATGCCATCGCGTCCGCCGATGTGATCGTCACCGTCACAGGCTTTGCCAATATCATCACAGCCGCGGACCTGCCGATGTTCAAGGACGGTGTCATGCTGATCAATGGCGGACATTTTCCGACCGAAATCGATGTCGATGGCATCAAATCGGCAGCAGGGCCGAAAGCGGTCGACACCTATGCGGGTGACGGTATCGAAACCTTACTTCTGGACGATGGCCGGAAGATCCATATTCTCGGCCGTGGGCATATGGCCAATCTCGCGGGCCCCCGGCCGCTCGGAAATTCGATCGAATCGATGGATCTGGGTTTTGCCCTGCAGGCGCGCTGCCTTGAGCGGGTGGCGGGCGGAAAGCTTGATCATACCTCTTGTGTGGTTCCGGTACCAGCTGACATCGATGCGCAGGTCGCCTCCGGCTACCTCGATCTCAATCGCTAG
- a CDS encoding DUF6665 family protein, which yields MNNAADAVWSLFVQRQICGLHNNRDVVLRYGIPNEVLARLGVVRR from the coding sequence GTGAACAATGCTGCCGACGCCGTCTGGTCTCTCTTTGTCCAGCGGCAAATCTGCGGCCTGCATAATAACCGGGACGTGGTCTTGCGATATGGGATACCAAACGAGGTGCTCGCGCGGCTCGGCGTCGTCCGCAGATAA
- a CDS encoding mandelate racemase/muconate lactonizing enzyme family protein, protein MRITKVSHWLIRVPFTEDILWGSGRRIGTTRLVCRIETDAGITGWGETISLIANVPAVFTDVVAPLAIGYPVTDVERLHRHVLGAGFYHHKRAAVMAIAALEMAMWDALGKQAGLPLYALWGGRWRKDVEAAAYLFTNDPAALKPRLQRFLDSGYETFKVKIGFDEKSDILLTETARNVIGGRPLRLDVNGAWNIATAKRQLEKLKPFDPAYVEQPLELDDLAGHAALVAGSPVPIALDESAYTLSDIGNIVRAQAADVVLLDPHEAGGLWQTIKAAAICEAVGIPVTLHSGAELALSQSAYIHLAASIPNLSIAIDTERAYLGGDICANPPVLAGGRFEVPEEPGLGVVIDEGSLERYRVSGIAGAYLDKQRADWFPVKPAY, encoded by the coding sequence ATGCGCATTACGAAAGTGTCCCACTGGTTGATACGCGTGCCCTTTACGGAGGATATCCTCTGGGGCTCCGGACGCCGGATCGGCACGACGCGGCTCGTCTGCAGGATAGAAACGGACGCGGGAATCACCGGCTGGGGCGAGACCATCTCCCTGATCGCCAACGTACCGGCCGTCTTTACGGATGTCGTCGCACCGCTTGCCATCGGCTATCCGGTCACCGATGTCGAGCGGCTCCACCGCCATGTGCTCGGCGCTGGCTTCTATCACCACAAGCGTGCCGCGGTGATGGCAATCGCTGCTTTGGAAATGGCGATGTGGGATGCGCTCGGCAAGCAGGCGGGACTGCCGCTCTACGCATTGTGGGGAGGCCGCTGGCGCAAGGATGTCGAAGCGGCAGCCTATCTCTTCACCAACGATCCGGCGGCACTGAAGCCGCGGCTGCAGCGTTTCCTCGATTCCGGCTACGAAACGTTCAAGGTGAAGATCGGCTTCGACGAGAAGAGCGATATCCTGCTTACTGAGACGGCGCGTAATGTCATCGGCGGCCGGCCGCTGCGCCTCGACGTCAACGGCGCCTGGAACATCGCGACAGCCAAGCGGCAGCTCGAAAAGCTGAAGCCCTTCGATCCCGCCTATGTGGAGCAGCCGCTGGAACTCGATGATCTCGCCGGCCATGCCGCACTTGTCGCGGGAAGTCCCGTGCCGATCGCGCTCGACGAAAGCGCCTACACGCTTTCCGATATCGGCAATATCGTCCGCGCGCAGGCTGCCGATGTCGTGCTGCTCGATCCGCACGAGGCAGGCGGCCTCTGGCAGACGATCAAGGCAGCCGCGATCTGCGAGGCCGTCGGCATTCCTGTGACACTACACTCCGGCGCGGAACTGGCGCTCTCGCAATCCGCCTATATCCATCTTGCCGCCTCGATCCCCAACCTCTCCATCGCGATCGACACCGAACGGGCCTATCTCGGTGGCGATATCTGTGCCAATCCGCCGGTACTGGCTGGCGGCCGCTTTGAGGTGCCCGAGGAGCCAGGGCTCGGTGTTGTCATCGATGAGGGATCCCTCGAGAGATATCGCGTTTCCGGTATTGCCGGCGCATACCTCGATAAGCAGCGCGCGGATTGGTTTCCCGTCAAACCAGCATATTGA